One region of Prochlorococcus marinus str. GP2 genomic DNA includes:
- the pstC gene encoding phosphate ABC transporter permease subunit PstC, giving the protein MEEKLTLFKNRKRFGIEKNIDIIFKNTALVLSSFVAIILLGIILVVFFQSFESFSRYGLKFLVTSEWNPVKDEYGAFTAIYGTLVTSFLSLLITIPLGVGTAIFITEDFVPKVFREIIGSFVELLAAIPSVVLGLWAIFVMEPFFRAFFVFLHNFFGWIPLFSTEPTGRNSLLAILILVVMLLPIVTSIARDSLNQVPKKLRNAAYGIGASRWKTIFSVILPAALSGIMAGVLLALGRAMGETMAVTMIIGNSNAFSWSLLSPGYTISSMLANQFGEADGSQVSSLFYAAFVLMILSLVVNIFAQWLVKKFSLKY; this is encoded by the coding sequence ATGGAAGAGAAATTAACTCTTTTCAAGAATCGTAAAAGATTCGGTATCGAAAAAAATATAGATATTATCTTCAAGAATACTGCCCTAGTCTTGTCTAGTTTCGTAGCAATAATACTTTTAGGAATTATTTTAGTAGTCTTTTTCCAGTCATTTGAATCTTTTTCAAGGTATGGTTTGAAGTTTTTAGTAACCTCTGAATGGAACCCAGTAAAAGATGAATACGGAGCTTTTACTGCAATTTATGGCACATTGGTAACTTCATTTCTTTCGTTATTAATAACTATCCCTTTGGGCGTTGGAACTGCAATATTTATTACCGAGGACTTTGTGCCGAAAGTTTTTAGAGAAATAATTGGTTCTTTTGTTGAATTATTAGCAGCTATTCCATCTGTTGTATTGGGACTTTGGGCAATATTTGTAATGGAACCTTTTTTTAGAGCCTTTTTTGTCTTTTTACATAATTTCTTTGGTTGGATTCCTTTATTCAGTACAGAACCAACAGGTAGGAATTCTTTGTTAGCAATATTGATTTTAGTAGTAATGCTTTTGCCAATAGTGACTTCCATTGCAAGGGATTCACTTAATCAGGTTCCTAAAAAGCTTAGAAATGCAGCCTACGGAATTGGAGCAAGTAGATGGAAAACAATATTTTCAGTGATTTTACCGGCAGCATTATCAGGAATTATGGCAGGTGTTCTTCTTGCTTTAGGTAGAGCAATGGGAGAAACAATGGCTGTCACAATGATAATTGGTAATTCAAATGCATTTAGTTGGTCTCTATTATCTCCTGGATATACCATTTCCTCCATGCTCGCAAATCAGTTTGGTGAGGCTGATGGAAGTCAGGTTTCATCACTATTTTATGCAGCTTTTGTACTAATGATCCTATCTTTAGTGGTCAATATCTTTGCGCAGTGGCTAGTTAAGAAATTTAGTCTCAAATATTAG
- the pstA gene encoding phosphate ABC transporter permease PstA, protein MNSLYYQKRLSRNIGDKFFTSLSVICALIAILPLIFLVTYILYKGGAQITPELFTLEPNPPGDDLDAGGINPALIGTLIITTIASIIAIPVGVGGGIYLAEYSKGGAFSRFIRFGVNVLAGVPSIIAGVFIYALIVSTKILFGSMYSGLAGGMALSILMLPTVIKTTDEGLKLVPNELRYASLGVGASMYTTILKVTLPSAFRSIATGVVLGIARAAGETAPLIFTALFSYYYITGFGDLFYEMGSLAVLIYNFALEPYDAQNKLAWAASFILVLSILSVNIFSRILAAFTEKTKRV, encoded by the coding sequence ATGAATTCACTCTATTACCAGAAAAGATTATCAAGAAATATAGGAGATAAATTCTTTACTTCTTTATCAGTAATTTGTGCATTGATAGCAATACTCCCTTTGATTTTTCTAGTGACTTATATCCTTTACAAAGGTGGAGCTCAAATCACACCAGAATTATTTACTTTGGAACCAAATCCTCCAGGAGATGATTTGGATGCAGGAGGTATTAACCCTGCATTAATAGGTACATTAATAATTACTACTATTGCTTCAATTATCGCCATTCCAGTAGGAGTTGGTGGTGGAATATATCTAGCTGAATACTCTAAAGGCGGAGCTTTTTCAAGATTTATTAGATTCGGAGTTAATGTTCTGGCGGGAGTCCCCTCAATAATTGCGGGTGTCTTTATTTATGCCTTAATTGTTTCTACAAAGATCTTGTTTGGGAGTATGTACAGCGGTTTAGCTGGAGGGATGGCGCTTTCAATATTGATGTTGCCTACTGTGATCAAGACCACTGACGAAGGTTTAAAGTTGGTACCAAATGAGTTGAGATATGCGTCTCTTGGTGTTGGAGCAAGTATGTATACCACCATATTGAAAGTTACTTTGCCCTCTGCCTTTAGGTCTATTGCTACTGGCGTTGTACTTGGTATCGCAAGAGCTGCAGGTGAAACAGCACCTTTGATATTTACGGCTTTATTCTCTTACTACTACATAACAGGCTTTGGCGACTTGTTTTATGAGATGGGCTCCTTGGCCGTATTGATATACAACTTTGCTCTAGAACCATACGATGCACAGAATAAACTAGCCTGGGCAGCTTCCTTTATTCTTGTTTTGTCGATACTATCAGTAAATATATTTTCAAGGATATTGGCTGCTTTTACTGAGAAAACCAAGAGAGTATAA
- the pstB gene encoding phosphate ABC transporter ATP-binding protein PstB, whose protein sequence is MIKTNKKIPKNIILSLENVSISYGTFEAVRNVFCNFKKGNITSLIGPSGCGKSTVLRSLNRMNDLIPNCSLKGTVLFDGTNIYDKRVDPVEVRRRIGMVFQQPNPFPKSIYENIAFGARINGFTGDMDELVESSLRKAALWDECKDKLNDSGYSLSGGQQQRLCIARTIAIEPEIILMDEPCSALDPISTLKIEETMHELKKNYTIIIVTHNMQQALRVSDMTAFFNAIEYEDGDGGKVGYLAEFNSTKKIFNSPKEKTTQEYISGKFG, encoded by the coding sequence ATGATTAAAACTAATAAAAAAATACCGAAGAATATCATTTTATCTCTTGAGAATGTTTCTATTAGTTATGGAACTTTTGAAGCTGTAAGAAATGTTTTTTGTAACTTTAAAAAAGGAAATATAACTTCCCTTATTGGTCCCTCCGGGTGTGGTAAATCAACTGTCCTTAGATCATTAAATAGGATGAACGATTTGATTCCTAATTGTTCGTTAAAAGGAACTGTCCTCTTTGATGGAACAAACATTTACGATAAAAGAGTAGATCCAGTTGAAGTAAGAAGAAGAATTGGAATGGTTTTTCAACAACCAAATCCTTTCCCGAAATCTATCTACGAAAATATTGCATTTGGAGCAAGAATTAATGGATTTACTGGAGATATGGACGAACTAGTAGAAAGTTCACTGAGAAAAGCCGCTTTATGGGACGAATGTAAGGATAAATTAAATGATAGTGGTTACTCTTTATCTGGTGGACAACAACAAAGATTATGTATTGCTCGAACGATTGCAATTGAACCTGAAATAATTCTAATGGATGAGCCATGCTCAGCTTTGGATCCTATCTCTACTTTGAAAATAGAAGAGACAATGCACGAACTTAAGAAGAATTACACAATAATAATCGTTACTCATAATATGCAACAGGCATTAAGAGTAAGTGATATGACTGCATTTTTTAATGCTATTGAGTATGAAGATGGTGATGGAGGGAAGGTTGGTTATCTTGCCGAATTTAATTCGACAAAGAAAATTTTTAACTCTCCAAAAGAAAAAACTACTCAGGAATACATATCTGGTAAATTTGGTTAA